A window of Syngnathoides biaculeatus isolate LvHL_M chromosome 9, ASM1980259v1, whole genome shotgun sequence contains these coding sequences:
- the gcgrb gene encoding glucagon receptor isoform X2, which produces MSQVCLLLALLMLCSCTKVSSTTSLERLKVQWSSYKNQCLDFLNAAAPTTGTVCNRTFDEYACWPDGIPGTTVNVSCPWFLPWHDKVQQGLVYRFCSGDGRWAQKNTSECEDDPGQQQYGRILSKFRIMYTVGYSLSLGALLLALGILISFRKLHCMRNSIHMNLFASFIMRAASILVKDALLTLTLDPRSRVEARAQKWINIPVVIWCRGAMVMMQYTVIANNYWLLVEGIYLHSLLIINVFSAPLVFVTPWITVKYLYENEECWERNVNMGYWWIIRSPILAAYLINFFIFIRIIKILMSKLRAHQMRYTDYKFRLAKSTLTLIPLLGIHAILFTFVIDESVPKGSMLRLIRLFCDLLFNSFQGLLVAILYCFVNKEVQSEMLKKWKRWKLGQDIDEEYRHTHSQTPHIKSGSIATGNLPDLQENNPSDPSRGSRGDTPEHRKAGTGSSSSPAPHETHHLFVSHSNGIGNVNKHTFHLSFLSQRASTSHENTASEDACLEEMVHSDPMEGEETDI; this is translated from the exons ATGTCCCAGGTGTGTCTCCTCTTGGCCTTGCTCATGCTCTGCAGCTGCACAAAG GTGTCTTCTACAACATCCCTGGAGCGTTTGAAGGTCCAGTGGAGCAGCTACAAGAACCAGTGTTTAGACTTCTTGAACGCTGCAGCTCCCACAACAG GGACGGTTTGTAACAGGACCTTTGACGAGTATGCCTGCTGGCCCGACGGAATCCCTGGAACCACAGTCAATGTCTCTTGCCCTTGGTTCTTGCCATGGCATGATAAAG TCCAGCAGGGTTTGGTCTACAGATTCTGCAGTGGGGATGGAAGATGGGCCCAGAAGAATACCAGTGAATGTGAGGATGACCCTGGCCAG CAGCAATATGGCCGCATTCTCAGTAAGTTTCGGATCATGTATACAGTGGGATACTCACTGTCTCTGGGAGCTCTGCTGCTGGCTCTGGGAATCCTTATCAGCTTCAG GAAGCTGCACTGCATGAGGAACAGCATCCACATGAACTTGTTTGCTTCCTTCATCATGAGAGCTGCGTCCATTCTGGTCAAAGATGCCCTGCTGACCCTCACGCTGGACCCCAGGAGCAGAGTTGAAGCTCGGgctcaaaaatggatcaatataCCG GTTGTGATTTGGTGCCGGGGCGCCATGGTGATGATGCAGTACACCGTGATTGCCAACAACTATTGGCTGTTGGTGGAAGGCATCTACCTGCACAGCCTGCTCATCATCAATGTGTTCA GTGCACCACTTGTATTTGTTACCCCCTGGATCACAGTGAAGTACCTCTACGAAAATGAGGA GTGCTGGGAGAGGAATGTAAACATGGGATACTGGTGGATAATCCGTTCCCCAATCTTGGCTGCTTACCTG ataaattttttcattttcatacgTATCATCAAAATTTTGATGTCTAAACTCAGAGCCCATCAGATGAGATACACAGACTACAAATTCAG ATTAGCAAAATCAACGTTGACTCTAATTCCTCTGCTGGGGATTCACGCGATTCTTTTCACCTTTGTCATCGACGAGTCTGTGCCAAAAGGTTCCATGCTGCGCCTGATACGACTCTTCTGTGACCTCCTGTTCAATTCATTCCAG GGGCTGCTTGTTGCCATCTTGTACTGCTTTGTCAACAAagag GTGCAGTCAGAGATGCTGAAAAAGTGGAAGCGGTGGAAGTTGGGTCAGGACATTGACGAGGAGTACCGCCACACCCACAGCCAGACGCCACACATCAAAAGCGGCAGCATCGCCACaggaaacctgcctgatctccAGGAAAACAACCCCAGTGACCCCAGTCGGGGATCACGGGGGGATACGCCAGAACACAGAAAAGCTGGAACAGGCTCATCCAGCTCCCCCGCGCCTCATGAAACCCACCATTTGTTTGTGTCCCACAGCAACGGAATCGGGAATGTCAACAAACACacctttcacctctccttctTGTCACAGCGAGCCTCCACCAGTCACGAAAACACCGCCTCAGAGGATGCGTGTCTGGAAGAGATGGTGCACTCTGACCCAATGGAAGGAGAAGAAACTGATATCTGA
- the gcgrb gene encoding glucagon receptor isoform X1 — MSQVCLLLALLMLCSCTKVSSTTSLERLKVQWSSYKNQCLDFLNAAAPTTGTVCNRTFDEYACWPDGIPGTTVNVSCPWFLPWHDKVQQGLVYRFCSGDGRWAQKNTSECEDDPGQQQYGRILSKFRIMYTVGYSLSLGALLLALGILISFRKLHCMRNSIHMNLFASFIMRAASILVKDALLTLTLDPRSRVEARAQKWINIPVVIWCRGAMVMMQYTVIANNYWLLVEGIYLHSLLIINVFSEKKYFYIYMAIGWGAPLVFVTPWITVKYLYENEECWERNVNMGYWWIIRSPILAAYLINFFIFIRIIKILMSKLRAHQMRYTDYKFRLAKSTLTLIPLLGIHAILFTFVIDESVPKGSMLRLIRLFCDLLFNSFQGLLVAILYCFVNKEVQSEMLKKWKRWKLGQDIDEEYRHTHSQTPHIKSGSIATGNLPDLQENNPSDPSRGSRGDTPEHRKAGTGSSSSPAPHETHHLFVSHSNGIGNVNKHTFHLSFLSQRASTSHENTASEDACLEEMVHSDPMEGEETDI, encoded by the exons ATGTCCCAGGTGTGTCTCCTCTTGGCCTTGCTCATGCTCTGCAGCTGCACAAAG GTGTCTTCTACAACATCCCTGGAGCGTTTGAAGGTCCAGTGGAGCAGCTACAAGAACCAGTGTTTAGACTTCTTGAACGCTGCAGCTCCCACAACAG GGACGGTTTGTAACAGGACCTTTGACGAGTATGCCTGCTGGCCCGACGGAATCCCTGGAACCACAGTCAATGTCTCTTGCCCTTGGTTCTTGCCATGGCATGATAAAG TCCAGCAGGGTTTGGTCTACAGATTCTGCAGTGGGGATGGAAGATGGGCCCAGAAGAATACCAGTGAATGTGAGGATGACCCTGGCCAG CAGCAATATGGCCGCATTCTCAGTAAGTTTCGGATCATGTATACAGTGGGATACTCACTGTCTCTGGGAGCTCTGCTGCTGGCTCTGGGAATCCTTATCAGCTTCAG GAAGCTGCACTGCATGAGGAACAGCATCCACATGAACTTGTTTGCTTCCTTCATCATGAGAGCTGCGTCCATTCTGGTCAAAGATGCCCTGCTGACCCTCACGCTGGACCCCAGGAGCAGAGTTGAAGCTCGGgctcaaaaatggatcaatataCCG GTTGTGATTTGGTGCCGGGGCGCCATGGTGATGATGCAGTACACCGTGATTGCCAACAACTATTGGCTGTTGGTGGAAGGCATCTACCTGCACAGCCTGCTCATCATCAATGTGTTCAGTGAGAAGAAGtacttttacatttacatgGCCATCGGGTGGG GTGCACCACTTGTATTTGTTACCCCCTGGATCACAGTGAAGTACCTCTACGAAAATGAGGA GTGCTGGGAGAGGAATGTAAACATGGGATACTGGTGGATAATCCGTTCCCCAATCTTGGCTGCTTACCTG ataaattttttcattttcatacgTATCATCAAAATTTTGATGTCTAAACTCAGAGCCCATCAGATGAGATACACAGACTACAAATTCAG ATTAGCAAAATCAACGTTGACTCTAATTCCTCTGCTGGGGATTCACGCGATTCTTTTCACCTTTGTCATCGACGAGTCTGTGCCAAAAGGTTCCATGCTGCGCCTGATACGACTCTTCTGTGACCTCCTGTTCAATTCATTCCAG GGGCTGCTTGTTGCCATCTTGTACTGCTTTGTCAACAAagag GTGCAGTCAGAGATGCTGAAAAAGTGGAAGCGGTGGAAGTTGGGTCAGGACATTGACGAGGAGTACCGCCACACCCACAGCCAGACGCCACACATCAAAAGCGGCAGCATCGCCACaggaaacctgcctgatctccAGGAAAACAACCCCAGTGACCCCAGTCGGGGATCACGGGGGGATACGCCAGAACACAGAAAAGCTGGAACAGGCTCATCCAGCTCCCCCGCGCCTCATGAAACCCACCATTTGTTTGTGTCCCACAGCAACGGAATCGGGAATGTCAACAAACACacctttcacctctccttctTGTCACAGCGAGCCTCCACCAGTCACGAAAACACCGCCTCAGAGGATGCGTGTCTGGAAGAGATGGTGCACTCTGACCCAATGGAAGGAGAAGAAACTGATATCTGA